The Microplitis demolitor isolate Queensland-Clemson2020A chromosome 8, iyMicDemo2.1a, whole genome shotgun sequence genome has a segment encoding these proteins:
- the LOC103572323 gene encoding uncharacterized protein LOC103572323 isoform X2, which translates to MMTSKPMKFRTVSAGEEPDDSNSFDDDSESDPLDVDETDDVQADPLSGDLRNSPKNNRRILSDSLNEKRETPIKPKVEAKTSPSLHNKKNNSENNNYLICGIIPTVLLVVLASFLGALAVFSNESGTESETSENTLSEDVIIRNLENNIDNISYKFKQQYDDIWNDIVAGIAGVVRHPDKPAIIFLFSNLDSPMTCLAKMIGNASKAALGSSDELWLSPSQMGNDPGFVIDKFHDQIEKQKIVIVENLLDIDPEAMMAFHHLCDRETPLVKEAVFILTMVAKGYDQDKHKAINFVENQLELKLKGQINPDKVEPLITRMTDGVIIPVQPEPDIKSCPLRY; encoded by the exons ATGATGACATCAAAGCCAATGAAATTCAGAACTGTGTCCGCTGGTGAGGAGCCAGACGACTCAAATAGTTTTGATGATGACTCGGAATCAGACCCTCTAGATGTTGATGAGACTGATGATGTACAGGCTGATCCACTGTCTGGTGATTTACGAAATTCGCCTAAAAATAACAGGCGCATTTTATCAGATTCTCTTAATGAAAAGAGAGAAACTCCAATCAAGCCAAAAGTTGAAGCAAAAACTAGTCCAAGTTTGCACAATAAGAAAAACAATTCAgagaacaataattatttaatatgtgGAATCATCCCTACTGTACTTCTGGTTGTTTTGGCGTCTTTTCTGGGTGCACTTGCagtattttcaaatgaaagtGGCACAGAATCCGAAACCAGTGAAAATACTTTATCTGAGGATGTGATTATcagaaatttagaaaataatattgataatattagttACAAGTTTAAGCAACAGTATGATGATATTTGGAATGATATAGTTGCTGGTATTGCCGGAGTTGTAAGACACCCAGACAAACCggctataatatttttattttcaaatcttGATAGTCCGATGACCTGTCTTGCTAAAATGATAGGAAATGCCAGCAAAGCTGCTCTAGGTTCTTCTGATGAATTGTGGCTTTCGCCATCCCAAATGGGCAACGATCCTGGTTTcgttattgataaatttcatgatcaaatagagaaacaaaaaattgtg attgtagaaaatttattagatattGATCCCGAAGCAATGATGGCTTTTCATCATCTGTGTGATCGTGAAACCCCTTTGGTAAAAGAAGCCGTTTTTATACTCACAATGGTCGCCAAAGGATATGACCAAGACAAACACAAGGCGAttaattttgtagagaatcaGTTGGAGTTGAAATTAAAGGGTCAAATAAATCCAGATAAAGTGGAACCATTGATCACCAGAATGACAGATGGTGTTATCATTCCAGTGCAACCGGAACCAGACATTAAAAGCTGCCCTTtacgttattaa
- the LOC103572322 gene encoding palmitoyltransferase ZDHHC6: protein MCAGPFKKVFHWGPLTALAIIKIITTMTIYCSRQWWSPKESLLAAANFLLFFSLSGSTIYHFMSAIYEGPGYLPLRWKPENMNDTKYLQYCKVCEGYKAPRSHHCRKCGRCILKMDHHCPWINNCVGHYNHGYFTGFLASAVGGCCVSTFILVSWLIAVITRKNYTFPSPSVFTLILVVFTIGLSIGVVFAVGMLLYIQLSAILRNTTGIEDWILEKAKYRRFGTDDVFIHPYSKGWLFNIKQVLKWHCMPEGDGIVWPVREGCDQYTLTVEQGYQKQEKRKRARRYRIVSKVSGSWIPVTYGWCVVCHPPCTDEPRIKLNVGDTVIVTRWRKYWLFGEKQESNGDPKKRIRGWFPHSSAIEVVENGRNIPADYKDD, encoded by the exons ATGTGTGCAGGTCCATTTAAAAAGGTATTCCATTGGGGACCACTTACTGCTTTGg caattataaaaataataacaacgaTGACAATTTACTGCAGCAGACAATGGTGGTCTCCTAAAGAAAGTCTCCTAGCAGcagcaaattttttattattcttcagTTTAAGCGGATCGACAATTTACCATTTTATGAGCGCTATTTATGAAGGCCCTGGTTATTTACCATTACGATGGAAACCT gaaaATATGAATGACACAAAGTACTTACAGTATTGTAAAGTTTGTGAAGGCTACAAAGCACCGAGGTCTCATCACTGCAGGAAAT gcGGTCGCTGTATATTAAAAATGGACCACCACTGCCCGTGGATAAATAACTGCGTGGGTCATTACAACCACGGGTACTTTACGGGATTTTTAGCGAGCGCCGTAGGCGGTTGCTGTGTCTCGACATTTATCTTGGTGTCCTGGTTGATAGCAGTGATAACacgtaaaaattatacttttccATCGCCGTCAGTATTTACCCTGATACTGGTTGTGTTCACAATCGGTCTTTCCATCGGTGTCGTGTTTGCTGTGGGGATGTTGCTTTACATCCAGCTGTCAGCGATATTACGCAACACAACGGGAATTGAAGACTGGATTCTTGAAAAAGCCAAGTACAGAAGATTTGGCACGGATGACGTATTTATTCATCCGTATTCTAAGGGATGGTTGTTCAACATCAAGCAAGTACTCAAGTGGCACTGCATGCCTGAAGGCGATGGCATTGTTTGGCCAGTTCGTGAGGGTTGTGATCAATACACTCTAACA gTAGAGCAAGGATACCAAAAACAAGAAAAACGTAAAAGGGCACGTAGATATCGCATTGTATCTAAAGTATCTGGTTCTTGGATACCAGTCACTTATGGCTGGTGTGTTGTATGTCATCCACCTTGTACAGATGAACCTAGAATAAAACTTAATGTTGGTGATACAGTCATCGTCACTCGATGGCGGAA atactGGCTGTTTGGAGAGAAACAAGAGTCGAATGGAGATCCTAAGAAAAGGATAAGAGGATGGTTTCCACACTCGAGTGCTATCGAGGTCGTGGAGAATGGTAGAAACATACCGGCAGATTACAAGGACGACTAA
- the LOC103572323 gene encoding uncharacterized protein LOC103572323 isoform X1 translates to MDGIKNKKFGVTDSQFVPRVPSPRPPLPRMMTSKPMKFRTVSAGEEPDDSNSFDDDSESDPLDVDETDDVQADPLSGDLRNSPKNNRRILSDSLNEKRETPIKPKVEAKTSPSLHNKKNNSENNNYLICGIIPTVLLVVLASFLGALAVFSNESGTESETSENTLSEDVIIRNLENNIDNISYKFKQQYDDIWNDIVAGIAGVVRHPDKPAIIFLFSNLDSPMTCLAKMIGNASKAALGSSDELWLSPSQMGNDPGFVIDKFHDQIEKQKIVIVENLLDIDPEAMMAFHHLCDRETPLVKEAVFILTMVAKGYDQDKHKAINFVENQLELKLKGQINPDKVEPLITRMTDGVIIPVQPEPDIKSCPLRY, encoded by the exons atggatggtattaaaaataaaaaa TTTGGTGTAACTGACAGCCAATTTGTACCACGAGTACCAAGTCCACGTCCACCTTTACCCCGCATGATGACATCAAAGCCAATGAAATTCAGAACTGTGTCCGCTGGTGAGGAGCCAGACGACTCAAATAGTTTTGATGATGACTCGGAATCAGACCCTCTAGATGTTGATGAGACTGATGATGTACAGGCTGATCCACTGTCTGGTGATTTACGAAATTCGCCTAAAAATAACAGGCGCATTTTATCAGATTCTCTTAATGAAAAGAGAGAAACTCCAATCAAGCCAAAAGTTGAAGCAAAAACTAGTCCAAGTTTGCACAATAAGAAAAACAATTCAgagaacaataattatttaatatgtgGAATCATCCCTACTGTACTTCTGGTTGTTTTGGCGTCTTTTCTGGGTGCACTTGCagtattttcaaatgaaagtGGCACAGAATCCGAAACCAGTGAAAATACTTTATCTGAGGATGTGATTATcagaaatttagaaaataatattgataatattagttACAAGTTTAAGCAACAGTATGATGATATTTGGAATGATATAGTTGCTGGTATTGCCGGAGTTGTAAGACACCCAGACAAACCggctataatatttttattttcaaatcttGATAGTCCGATGACCTGTCTTGCTAAAATGATAGGAAATGCCAGCAAAGCTGCTCTAGGTTCTTCTGATGAATTGTGGCTTTCGCCATCCCAAATGGGCAACGATCCTGGTTTcgttattgataaatttcatgatcaaatagagaaacaaaaaattgtg attgtagaaaatttattagatattGATCCCGAAGCAATGATGGCTTTTCATCATCTGTGTGATCGTGAAACCCCTTTGGTAAAAGAAGCCGTTTTTATACTCACAATGGTCGCCAAAGGATATGACCAAGACAAACACAAGGCGAttaattttgtagagaatcaGTTGGAGTTGAAATTAAAGGGTCAAATAAATCCAGATAAAGTGGAACCATTGATCACCAGAATGACAGATGGTGTTATCATTCCAGTGCAACCGGAACCAGACATTAAAAGCTGCCCTTtacgttattaa